In one Nocardioides luteus genomic region, the following are encoded:
- a CDS encoding LLM class flavin-dependent oxidoreductase yields the protein MTDYGHDLLFGTFVTPSAQSPQKVVDLAVTADRAGLDLVTFQDHPYQPAFLDTWTLMSYAAARTSRIHLAGNVHSLPLRPPAMLARSVASLDRLSGGRIELGIGAGAFWDGIAAMGGRRLTAAQGVTALREAIGIIREVWDVSTRGGIHLDGEFYQADGTKRGPEPAHDIPIWVGSYKPRMLELTGAYADGWLPTLEYIEGGLDAVPGLNGRIDEAAVAAGRSPGDVRRLLNLMNVSFQPTSRTLLNGPADQWVEDLAGLVLEYGFSAFLIGGDDPAVAERFAAEVAPQVRELVAKER from the coding sequence ATGACCGACTACGGACACGACCTGCTGTTCGGCACCTTCGTCACCCCGTCCGCCCAGTCCCCGCAGAAGGTGGTCGACCTCGCCGTCACCGCCGACCGCGCCGGGCTCGACCTGGTGACCTTCCAGGACCACCCCTACCAACCCGCGTTCCTCGACACCTGGACCCTGATGTCGTACGCCGCCGCGCGCACCTCGCGCATCCACCTGGCCGGCAACGTCCACTCGCTGCCGTTGCGGCCGCCCGCGATGCTCGCCCGCTCCGTCGCCTCGCTCGACCGGCTCTCCGGCGGGCGGATCGAGCTCGGCATCGGCGCCGGCGCGTTCTGGGACGGCATCGCGGCGATGGGCGGGCGACGGCTCACCGCCGCCCAGGGCGTGACCGCGCTGCGCGAGGCGATCGGGATCATCCGCGAGGTCTGGGACGTCTCGACCCGCGGCGGCATCCACCTCGACGGCGAGTTCTACCAGGCCGACGGGACCAAGCGCGGCCCCGAGCCGGCCCACGACATCCCGATCTGGGTCGGCTCCTACAAGCCGAGGATGCTGGAGCTCACCGGGGCGTACGCGGACGGGTGGCTGCCGACGCTGGAGTACATCGAGGGCGGGCTGGACGCGGTGCCGGGCCTCAACGGCCGCATCGACGAGGCAGCCGTCGCCGCCGGGCGCTCGCCCGGTGACGTGCGCCGCCTCCTCAACCTCATGAACGTCTCGTTCCAGCCCACCAGCCGCACGCTCCTCAACGGCCCGGCCGACCAGTGGGTCGAGGATCTTGCCGGGCTGGTCCTGGAGTACGGGTTCTCGGCCTTCCTGATCGGCGGCGACGACCCCGCGGTGGCCGAGCGGTTCGCGGCCGAGGTCGCGCCGCAGGTAAGGGAGCTGGTCGCCAAGGAGCGCTAG
- a CDS encoding FAD-binding protein → MTLELGVALDPALPPDAMTALAQRAEEAGLDLVVIDPGDLDPWTTATWLLGSTKSVPIGVTLTPTGAPDPRDPDAGYPSVAERARDSLDLLAGARLITDPDAWTSAPADLSPAALESAASTSVPLVVPVATEAEVDRVARLLVEHGGPRPSGPRRTSSVWAKRRPGIAYDDVPASLAATAVEPGDAAYRAVRSTYLRGGRPGLVLRPTTPAQVADALRFAGHHRHLPLGIRSGGHGVSGRSTNDGGLVIDLGGMSSIEVLDAPSRRVRIGPGATWKQVAAALDPYGWALGSGDYGGVGVGGLATAGGIGFLSREHGLTIDHLVAVEMVLADGSIVRADREENPDLFWGVRGAGANLGIVTAFEFEVYEVAEVGSAQLTLVVPDIEEALLRFGAVAAAAPRDTTVFLVTGRPRAEGAVIQLYGLVDSPDPEVIVERLTPFASLGALVQQQVFRARYTDVMNQAPDVGSDGHHGHGEPHARSGLIPALTGDLARDAAQMLRTGDVYFFQLRTMGGAIADVDPDATAFAHRTAAFQVTAMGGDPAALDTAWSRLRPHLEGLYLSFETTTSTERVADAFPPATLARLRELKQRVDPTNLLRDNFNIFNIVNIEPSENR, encoded by the coding sequence ATGACTCTCGAGCTGGGCGTCGCCCTCGACCCGGCGCTGCCACCCGATGCGATGACCGCTCTCGCGCAGCGCGCAGAGGAAGCCGGCCTCGACCTGGTGGTGATCGACCCCGGTGACCTCGACCCCTGGACCACCGCGACCTGGCTGCTGGGCAGCACCAAGTCGGTCCCGATCGGCGTCACGCTGACGCCCACCGGCGCGCCCGACCCGCGCGACCCGGACGCCGGCTACCCGAGCGTCGCCGAGCGAGCCCGCGACAGCCTCGACCTGCTGGCCGGCGCACGCCTGATCACCGACCCGGACGCATGGACGAGCGCCCCTGCCGACCTCTCCCCCGCCGCCCTCGAGAGCGCCGCGTCCACGAGCGTGCCGCTGGTCGTCCCGGTGGCGACCGAGGCCGAGGTCGACCGCGTGGCCCGTCTGCTCGTGGAGCACGGAGGCCCGCGGCCGTCGGGGCCGCGGCGTACGTCATCGGTCTGGGCGAAGCGGCGTCCGGGCATCGCCTACGACGACGTGCCCGCCTCGCTCGCGGCGACCGCCGTCGAGCCCGGTGACGCCGCGTACCGCGCGGTCCGCTCGACCTACCTCCGCGGCGGCCGACCCGGCCTGGTGCTGCGACCGACGACCCCGGCCCAGGTGGCCGACGCACTCCGCTTCGCCGGCCATCATCGGCATCTGCCGCTCGGGATCCGCAGCGGCGGGCACGGCGTCAGCGGCCGCTCGACGAACGACGGCGGCCTGGTGATCGACCTGGGCGGGATGAGCTCGATCGAGGTCCTCGACGCCCCCAGCCGCCGCGTACGCATCGGGCCGGGAGCCACCTGGAAGCAGGTGGCGGCAGCGCTGGATCCCTACGGGTGGGCGCTGGGCTCGGGCGACTACGGCGGTGTCGGGGTCGGCGGGCTCGCGACCGCCGGCGGGATCGGCTTCCTCTCCCGCGAGCACGGGCTCACCATCGACCACCTGGTCGCCGTCGAGATGGTGCTCGCCGACGGGTCGATCGTGCGCGCCGACCGCGAGGAGAACCCCGACCTGTTCTGGGGCGTACGCGGTGCGGGTGCCAACCTGGGCATCGTGACCGCCTTCGAGTTCGAGGTGTACGAGGTCGCCGAGGTCGGCTCGGCCCAGCTCACGCTGGTCGTCCCCGACATCGAGGAGGCGCTGCTCCGGTTCGGAGCGGTCGCGGCCGCGGCGCCGCGCGACACAACCGTGTTCCTGGTGACCGGTCGCCCGCGAGCGGAGGGCGCCGTGATCCAGCTCTACGGCCTGGTCGACTCGCCCGACCCGGAGGTGATCGTGGAGCGGCTGACCCCGTTCGCCTCCCTCGGGGCGCTGGTCCAGCAGCAGGTGTTCCGCGCCCGCTACACCGACGTGATGAACCAGGCCCCCGACGTCGGCTCCGACGGCCACCACGGACACGGCGAGCCGCACGCCCGCTCGGGGCTGATCCCGGCGCTGACCGGCGACCTCGCCCGCGACGCGGCGCAGATGCTGCGCACCGGTGACGTCTACTTCTTCCAGCTGCGCACCATGGGCGGCGCGATCGCCGACGTGGATCCTGACGCGACCGCCTTCGCCCACCGGACCGCTGCGTTCCAGGTCACCGCGATGGGCGGCGACCCGGCGGCACTCGACACGGCGTGGTCGCGGCTGCGACCGCATCTCGAGGGGCTCTACCTCAGCTTCGAGACCACTACGTCCACCGAGCGGGTCGCGGACGCGTTCCCGCCCGCCACCCTGGCCCGACTGCGTGAGCTCAAGCAGCGCGTCGACCCGACCAACCTGCTTCGCGACAACTTCAACATCTTCAACATCGTCAACATCGAACCTTCGGAGAACCGATGA
- a CDS encoding MarR family winged helix-turn-helix transcriptional regulator produces the protein MTTRAEPQTAAHPAQPEGADDLGWGLGALLRGYRQRVTEAIGDFPHGARGYQTMCAVVGGDHPSQLALAGHLGIDKTVMTYLLDDLVDAGLVERRPNPADRRQRQIVATDQGTRAVAELCRRVDAAENDLLGRLDDDERATLRRLLSKATGPAPGHTAEACAVVTGTPTESPDPRSR, from the coding sequence GTGACCACCCGAGCCGAACCGCAGACCGCAGCCCATCCGGCGCAGCCGGAGGGTGCCGACGACCTCGGCTGGGGCCTCGGCGCGCTGCTGCGCGGCTACCGGCAGCGGGTCACCGAGGCGATCGGAGATTTCCCGCACGGGGCGCGGGGCTACCAGACGATGTGCGCGGTGGTCGGCGGCGACCACCCCAGCCAGCTGGCGCTGGCCGGCCATCTCGGTATCGACAAGACCGTGATGACCTACCTGCTCGACGATCTCGTCGACGCGGGTCTGGTCGAGCGGCGCCCCAACCCGGCGGACCGCCGCCAGCGTCAGATCGTCGCCACCGACCAGGGCACCCGGGCCGTCGCCGAGCTGTGCCGCCGGGTCGACGCCGCCGAGAACGACCTGCTGGGCCGGCTCGACGACGACGAGCGCGCCACCCTGCGCCGCCTGCTCAGCAAGGCGACCGGCCCCGCTCCCGGCCACACCGCCGAGGCCTGCGCGGTCGTCACCGGGACGCCGACGGAGTCTCCCGACCCACGGAGTAGGTGA
- a CDS encoding dihydrofolate reductase family protein has translation MRRLAIVEFLSVDGVMQGLGSPDEDRDGGFEHGGWGAPFGAALGEVLSPDVGAQTSAYLFGRRTYEKMAAFWPTQPDTDPMAASLNATPKYVATRTLRDLAWSGATVLEGDVLDAVSGLKADGSGTVVALGSGVLVRQLMPAGLIDELRLFLHPLLLGTGKRLFGDLPLPSSLRLEDIASTSLGTVALTYSVGRETPSASR, from the coding sequence ATGCGAAGACTTGCGATCGTGGAGTTCCTGAGCGTCGACGGGGTGATGCAGGGGCTGGGCTCCCCTGACGAGGACCGCGACGGTGGTTTCGAGCACGGCGGCTGGGGCGCACCGTTCGGCGCGGCCCTCGGCGAGGTCCTCTCCCCCGATGTCGGTGCCCAGACCTCGGCCTATCTGTTCGGGCGGCGCACCTACGAGAAGATGGCGGCCTTCTGGCCCACCCAGCCCGACACGGACCCGATGGCGGCGAGCCTCAACGCCACGCCGAAGTACGTCGCGACCCGCACGCTCCGCGACCTGGCCTGGAGCGGCGCGACCGTGCTCGAGGGCGACGTCCTCGACGCGGTGAGCGGCCTGAAGGCCGACGGCTCGGGCACCGTCGTCGCGCTCGGCAGCGGCGTCCTCGTCCGTCAGCTGATGCCTGCCGGTCTCATCGACGAGCTGCGGCTGTTCCTGCACCCGCTGCTGCTCGGCACCGGCAAGCGGCTCTTCGGGGACCTGCCGCTGCCGAGCTCGCTGAGGCTCGAGGACATCGCCTCGACGAGCCTCGGGACCGTGGCGCTCACCTACTCCGTGGGTCGGGAGACTCCGTCGGCGTCCCGGTGA
- a CDS encoding helix-turn-helix domain-containing protein produces the protein MTGVTREIVRLPPHPGLRGLVAGVIGFHEQSATPLERRQPAGTLLPLVLSFSDPFEIVDVAAGEGEGTYGSFLSGFMPGPVSTRSGRSHACVQVYLTPLGVTRLLGVPGREIAGRVVRVEDLVPELGPSFSEQLAEVATWRRRFDLVQSALLARAGDPADPLASWLWGRITESGGQARIRDLVTETGWSHRYVTTAFRRAVGLTPKAAAGVVRFERAAADLGRLPVAEVAVRHGYADQSHLTREAVRYAGEPPAALAANRRPTAHTALGTTPSGSRVR, from the coding sequence ATGACGGGTGTGACCCGCGAGATCGTCCGACTGCCGCCCCACCCCGGGCTGCGGGGGCTGGTCGCGGGCGTCATCGGTTTCCACGAGCAGTCGGCCACGCCGCTCGAGCGCCGCCAGCCCGCCGGGACGCTGCTGCCGCTGGTGCTCTCCTTCAGTGACCCGTTCGAGATCGTCGACGTCGCCGCAGGGGAGGGGGAGGGGACGTACGGGTCGTTCCTCTCCGGCTTCATGCCCGGGCCGGTCTCGACCCGGTCCGGCCGCAGTCATGCGTGCGTGCAGGTCTATCTGACGCCGCTCGGCGTCACCCGGCTGCTGGGTGTGCCGGGCCGTGAGATCGCGGGCCGGGTGGTGAGGGTCGAGGACCTGGTCCCCGAGCTCGGTCCGTCCTTCTCGGAGCAGCTGGCGGAGGTCGCCACCTGGCGGCGAAGGTTCGACCTGGTCCAGTCCGCGCTGCTGGCGCGAGCCGGCGACCCCGCCGACCCGCTGGCGTCCTGGCTGTGGGGCCGGATCACCGAGTCCGGAGGCCAGGCGCGCATCCGGGACCTCGTGACCGAGACCGGCTGGAGCCACCGCTACGTCACGACCGCCTTCCGACGCGCCGTCGGGCTCACCCCGAAGGCGGCCGCGGGCGTCGTACGTTTCGAGCGGGCCGCCGCCGACCTCGGCCGGCTGCCCGTCGCCGAGGTCGCGGTCCGGCACGGCTACGCCGACCAGAGCCACCTGACCCGCGAGGCGGTCAGGTACGCCGGCGAACCGCCTGCTGCGCTCGCCGCCAACCGGCGGCCGACCGCCCACACCGCGCTCGGGACGACCCCGTCCGGCTCGCGCGTGCGCTAG
- a CDS encoding NUDIX hydrolase gives MSLHADALAALRAWDAPSAPQETLRQRYVAHLEAEPTGVFKSCVPDHLTASCVVLSDDGTSVLLTHHRKARRWFQFGGHLEQDDATLWAAAARELREESGVPDLVPLPGLVQLSEHPVPFCAPSGDVHHLDVRFMAVAPAGVVPEVSEESLDVRWWPVDAIPDPEDNLLELIKLAQARL, from the coding sequence GTGAGCCTGCACGCTGACGCGCTCGCAGCCCTGCGGGCGTGGGATGCGCCGTCGGCTCCGCAGGAGACCCTGCGGCAGCGCTACGTCGCTCACCTCGAGGCCGAGCCCACCGGCGTCTTCAAGTCGTGCGTCCCCGACCACCTGACGGCTTCGTGCGTGGTGCTCTCCGACGACGGCACCTCGGTGCTGCTGACCCATCACCGCAAGGCGCGGCGCTGGTTCCAGTTCGGCGGACATCTCGAGCAGGACGACGCGACCCTGTGGGCGGCCGCGGCCCGCGAGCTGCGTGAGGAGTCCGGCGTGCCGGACCTGGTGCCGCTGCCCGGACTCGTGCAGCTCTCCGAGCACCCGGTGCCCTTCTGCGCTCCGTCGGGCGACGTCCACCACCTCGACGTGCGCTTCATGGCGGTCGCTCCCGCCGGTGTGGTTCCGGAGGTGAGCGAGGAGTCCCTCGACGTACGTTGGTGGCCGGTCGACGCGATCCCCGATCCCGAGGACAACCTCCTCGAGCTCATCAAGCTCGCGCAGGCGCGCCTCTAG
- a CDS encoding zinc-dependent metalloprotease codes for MSQTPGGPDEPEEPENPFKGTPFEAFFGGFPIGGVGGGPGGMPDLSQIFGQIQSLLQPYDGPLNWDVAMDLARKVAASTPDPTPSQKQKDAVADAIQLADHWLEDTTSFPSGVKSATAWSKAEWLVNTLDAWKPLIEPVAASTAAAMSGQLPEEMKAQMGPMIGFVGKAMGALYANQAGTGLGHLAGEVISVSDIGIPLAETGQAALLPVNVEPFAEGLGVSTDDVLLFLALREAAHQRLFAGVPWLRDHVVTAVTDYAQGVELNMEAMQQRIEEQMRGLDLSAMQDPSQLQNMFEEGMFEVPDSPVQKAALERLEIVLALVEGWVDEVVALATAERMPVAAQLQEAVRRRRAAGGPAEQTFATLVGLELRPRRLRDAAALWGSLRTRQGIEARDGVWMSPALLPTSADLDDPLGFREGAEAPDVDSIDFDEELKKLLGGTDSDKPDEE; via the coding sequence ATGAGTCAGACCCCAGGTGGCCCCGACGAGCCGGAGGAGCCGGAGAACCCCTTCAAGGGCACGCCCTTTGAAGCGTTCTTCGGTGGTTTCCCCATCGGCGGCGTCGGTGGCGGCCCCGGCGGCATGCCTGACCTGAGCCAGATCTTCGGTCAGATCCAGTCGCTGCTACAGCCCTATGACGGCCCGCTGAACTGGGACGTCGCGATGGACCTCGCCCGAAAGGTCGCCGCGTCCACGCCCGACCCGACGCCTTCTCAGAAGCAGAAGGACGCGGTCGCCGACGCGATCCAGCTGGCCGACCACTGGTTGGAGGACACCACCTCGTTCCCCTCCGGCGTGAAGTCCGCCACCGCTTGGTCCAAGGCCGAGTGGCTGGTCAACACGCTGGACGCGTGGAAGCCGCTGATCGAGCCGGTCGCGGCCTCGACGGCGGCCGCGATGAGCGGTCAGCTGCCCGAGGAGATGAAGGCGCAGATGGGCCCGATGATCGGGTTCGTCGGCAAGGCGATGGGCGCGTTGTACGCGAACCAGGCCGGCACCGGCCTCGGTCACCTCGCCGGCGAGGTCATCTCGGTCTCCGACATCGGCATCCCGCTGGCCGAGACCGGCCAGGCGGCGCTGCTCCCGGTCAACGTCGAGCCCTTCGCCGAGGGCCTGGGAGTCAGCACCGACGACGTGCTGCTCTTCCTGGCCCTGCGTGAGGCGGCCCACCAGCGGCTCTTCGCCGGCGTGCCGTGGCTGCGTGACCACGTGGTCACCGCCGTCACCGACTACGCGCAGGGCGTGGAGCTCAACATGGAGGCCATGCAGCAGCGGATCGAGGAGCAGATGCGTGGCCTCGACCTCTCCGCGATGCAGGACCCCTCGCAGCTGCAGAACATGTTCGAGGAAGGCATGTTCGAGGTGCCCGACTCGCCGGTGCAGAAGGCCGCGCTGGAGCGGCTCGAGATCGTGCTGGCGCTCGTCGAGGGCTGGGTCGACGAGGTCGTCGCCCTGGCCACTGCCGAGCGGATGCCGGTCGCGGCGCAGCTGCAGGAGGCCGTACGCCGCCGGCGCGCTGCCGGCGGTCCGGCCGAGCAGACCTTCGCGACCCTGGTCGGCCTCGAGCTCCGTCCGCGACGCCTGCGCGACGCGGCTGCCCTGTGGGGCTCGCTGCGCACCCGGCAGGGCATCGAGGCCCGCGACGGCGTCTGGATGTCACCGGCGCTGCTGCCCACCTCGGCGGACCTCGACGACCCGCTCGGCTTCCGCGAGGGCGCCGAGGCGCCCGACGTCGACTCGATCGACTTCGACGAGGAGCTGAAGAAGCTCCTCGGCGGCACCGACTCGGACAAGCCGGACGAGGAGTGA
- a CDS encoding molybdenum cofactor biosynthesis protein MoaE, whose translation MAEPKKGAVKLLDIRETPLDVSEVMDALDDDASGGVTLFVGRVRDHDGGKGVTGLDYQAHPTALARLTEVAEKVAADHGVAGVAAVHRTGHLDIGDIAVIVATASGHRGEAFAASRDLIDTLKAEVPIWKHQVFTDGTDEWVGAP comes from the coding sequence ATGGCTGAACCGAAGAAAGGCGCCGTCAAGCTTCTGGACATCCGGGAGACCCCTCTCGATGTCTCCGAGGTGATGGACGCCCTCGACGACGACGCGTCCGGCGGCGTGACTCTCTTCGTCGGTCGCGTACGTGACCACGACGGGGGCAAGGGCGTGACCGGGCTCGACTACCAGGCCCATCCCACCGCCCTCGCGCGCCTGACCGAGGTCGCCGAGAAGGTCGCCGCCGACCACGGCGTCGCGGGCGTCGCCGCCGTCCACCGCACCGGCCACCTCGACATCGGCGACATCGCCGTCATCGTCGCCACCGCCTCCGGCCACCGTGGCGAGGCCTTCGCCGCCTCCCGCGACCTCATCGACACCCTCAAGGCCGAGGTGCCCATCTGGAAGCACCAGGTCTTCACCGACGGCACCGACGAGTGGGTCGGCGCGCCGTGA
- a CDS encoding YlbL family protein, protein MTQRTLAGLVALPLVVALIVIAWVVPLPYTIYSPGPTVNVLGKFDGKDIVQVKGHESYRDKGQLRMTTVSETTREARLGLWTLLGAWMSETEAVYPREVAYPDQGTVEDDREAGQVQMASAQDAAIAAALTKLGEDVDEVSVAEVSKDAPAEGKLKAEDVVTKVGDKAVDTPEEVVTEVQKVKPGDTIELTVERKGKTLTQTIKTGEKDGKAFIGVSLGATYEFPYDVKITLDPAIGGPSAGLMMALSVYDTLTKGPLTGEQKIAGTGTIDGDGNVGPIGGIQQKIPGAASDGAKLFLVPAGNCQDVEGAENGDMRLTRVENLDDAIKAIETWTEDPNAKLPTCGSTK, encoded by the coding sequence ATGACACAGCGCACCCTGGCCGGCCTTGTCGCCCTGCCGCTCGTGGTCGCCCTGATCGTGATCGCCTGGGTCGTTCCGCTGCCCTACACGATCTACAGCCCCGGGCCGACGGTGAACGTCCTGGGCAAGTTCGACGGCAAGGACATCGTCCAGGTGAAGGGCCACGAGAGCTACCGCGACAAGGGGCAGCTGCGGATGACCACGGTCTCCGAGACCACCCGTGAGGCGCGGCTCGGCCTGTGGACCCTGCTGGGCGCATGGATGAGCGAGACCGAGGCGGTCTACCCGCGCGAGGTCGCCTACCCCGACCAGGGCACCGTCGAGGACGACCGCGAGGCCGGGCAGGTGCAGATGGCCAGCGCGCAGGACGCCGCGATCGCCGCGGCCCTCACCAAGCTCGGTGAGGACGTCGACGAGGTCTCGGTCGCCGAGGTCAGCAAGGACGCTCCCGCCGAGGGCAAGCTGAAGGCCGAGGACGTCGTCACCAAGGTCGGCGACAAGGCGGTCGACACCCCCGAGGAGGTCGTCACCGAGGTGCAGAAGGTGAAGCCCGGCGACACCATCGAGCTGACCGTCGAGCGCAAGGGCAAGACGCTCACCCAGACCATCAAGACCGGTGAGAAGGACGGCAAGGCCTTCATCGGCGTCTCGCTGGGGGCGACCTACGAGTTCCCCTACGACGTCAAGATCACGCTCGACCCGGCCATCGGCGGACCGAGCGCGGGGCTGATGATGGCGCTGTCGGTCTACGACACGCTCACCAAGGGCCCGCTGACCGGGGAGCAGAAGATCGCCGGCACCGGCACCATCGACGGCGACGGCAACGTCGGCCCGATCGGCGGGATCCAGCAGAAGATCCCGGGTGCGGCCTCGGACGGGGCCAAGCTCTTCCTGGTGCCCGCCGGCAACTGCCAAGACGTCGAGGGCGCCGAGAACGGTGACATGCGCCTGACCCGTGTGGAGAACCTCGACGACGCCATCAAGGCCATCGAGACCTGGACCGAGGACCCGAATGCCAAGCTGCCGACCTGTGGGAGCACGAAGTGA
- a CDS encoding PPA1309 family protein — protein sequence MNDTPEPTPGPTPELSRGLDLETDPALAAAVLEIEAHVASEGWDGPARLFALVDTAALVKAEPALATMMGLDNPDQEGSLTPIEQDQVPVTTQLEEVLQTTAWPAGVTGCAAVVERLVLPPDADGKIPDDAEAAAEFAKAHPDRQEVRIVAGATRAGATYCALRLKAHDDDQSVIGGVDLVPELLELLRGTLEENPDSEGDE from the coding sequence GTGAACGACACCCCTGAGCCCACACCCGGGCCCACGCCAGAGCTCAGCCGCGGCCTCGACCTGGAGACCGATCCCGCTCTGGCCGCGGCCGTCCTCGAGATCGAGGCCCACGTCGCGAGCGAGGGCTGGGACGGGCCGGCGAGGCTGTTCGCGCTCGTCGACACCGCCGCGCTGGTCAAGGCCGAGCCCGCGCTCGCCACGATGATGGGCCTGGACAACCCCGACCAGGAGGGGTCGCTGACCCCGATCGAGCAGGACCAGGTGCCGGTCACGACCCAGCTGGAGGAGGTCCTCCAGACGACGGCCTGGCCCGCAGGGGTCACCGGCTGCGCCGCGGTCGTCGAGCGCCTGGTGCTGCCGCCCGACGCCGACGGCAAGATCCCCGACGACGCCGAGGCGGCCGCGGAGTTCGCCAAGGCGCACCCCGACCGGCAAGAGGTACGCATCGTGGCCGGCGCGACACGTGCTGGTGCCACGTACTGTGCTCTGCGGTTGAAGGCCCACGACGACGACCAGTCGGTCATCGGCGGCGTCGACCTGGTCCCCGAGCTCCTCGAGCTGCTGCGTGGCACTCTCGAGGAGAACCCAGACAGCGAGGGTGACGAATGA